GGGAGACCCGCGCCGCAGCGCCCTGCCCTGGCTCGCCATCTTCCTGGCGCTGGCCATGCCTTCGCTGCGCGCCCAGGCGCCGCCGGCGGCGCCTGCGGGCGGCGACATCCAGGGAATAGTGAAGTCCGGGAACATGCCCCTGCCCGGGGTGGCGATCTCCGCGGCCAACACGCTCACCGGGCAGAAGGCCGTGACCTCCACCGATCTGGACGGCAGCTACGCGCTGCACGTGCCCGCGGACGGGCGCTACGTGGTGCGGGCGCAGTTGGCCGCCTTCGCGCCGGTCACCAAGGAAGTGCTCATCAACGCCGCCAACCGCTCGGCGCGCGTGGACCTGGAACTCATCCTGCTCTCCCGGGCACAGGCGGCGGCCAAGCAGCAGCAGGCGCAGGCCGCGCAGCAGGCCACTTCCGGCTTCCAGAGCCTCAGCGCGCAACTGCAGGAGGGCGGCGAAAGCGCGAGCGGGGGCGAGGGCGGCGGCCAGGCCGGCAGCGAGGGCCTGGGCATGCCCGGTGTCTCCGCCGACAGCGCCACCGAGTCGGTGGCGGTCTCGGGAACCGCCGCCAGCGCCACCCTGGCCGGGCTGAGCGGCGAGGAAATGCGCCAACGGGCCCAGGAGATGCGGCAGCAAGG
This region of Terriglobales bacterium genomic DNA includes:
- a CDS encoding carboxypeptidase-like regulatory domain-containing protein encodes the protein MRPGLLHPPSQGDPRRSALPWLAIFLALAMPSLRAQAPPAAPAGGDIQGIVKSGNMPLPGVAISAANTLTGQKAVTSTDLDGSYALHVPADGRYVVRAQLAAFAPVTKEVLINAANRSARVDLELILLSRAQAAAKQQQAQAAQQATSGFQSLSAQLQEGGESASGGEGGGQAGSEGLGMPGVSADSATESVAVSGTAASATLAGLSGEEMRQRAQEMRQQG